A genomic region of Paenibacillus sp. PL2-23 contains the following coding sequences:
- a CDS encoding PadR family transcriptional regulator has translation MLKGSLEGCVLEIISHEETYGYEITRRLNALGFTDVVEGTVYTILVRLERNKLVETTKKPSDMGPPRKFFAINDAGREELRRFWEKWEFVSSRINELKGRGQ, from the coding sequence ATGCTCAAGGGATCGCTTGAAGGCTGTGTTCTTGAGATTATTAGCCATGAAGAAACCTACGGGTACGAAATTACGCGGCGTTTGAACGCCCTCGGCTTCACGGATGTTGTGGAAGGAACGGTGTATACCATTTTGGTCCGGCTGGAGAGGAATAAGCTAGTGGAGACCACCAAGAAGCCCTCCGATATGGGGCCGCCGCGAAAGTTTTTTGCCATTAATGATGCGGGGCGAGAGGAATTGCGAAGGTTCTGGGAAAAGTGGGAGTTCGTCTCATCCAGAATAAATGAACTAAAGGGGAGAGGCCAATGA
- a CDS encoding DUF1048 domain-containing protein, with amino-acid sequence MNFWDKVTGSDMTKQMKSFEARAQRLPADYQAAWQAINVNLFPHSNFTGRNLMPILDGVLGLLEESAAEGQSVQEVLGSDIPGFCSALAGEEGAKSYRDKWRQQLNQSIAKKLGQ; translated from the coding sequence ATGAACTTCTGGGACAAAGTGACCGGCAGCGACATGACGAAACAAATGAAAAGCTTTGAAGCGCGAGCCCAAAGGCTGCCTGCTGATTATCAAGCGGCTTGGCAGGCTATCAACGTCAATCTCTTTCCGCATTCCAACTTCACCGGACGTAACCTCATGCCTATTCTTGACGGCGTGCTGGGCTTGCTGGAAGAATCCGCGGCGGAAGGACAGAGCGTTCAAGAGGTTCTGGGCAGCGATATCCCAGGCTTCTGCTCGGCTCTGGCAGGCGAAGAAGGGGCTAAGTCTTATCGAGACAAGTGGCGCCAGCAGCTCAACCAGAGTATAGCCAAAAAGTTAGGCCAATAG
- a CDS encoding DUF1048 domain-containing protein, whose protein sequence is MSIRDIIEGKKEWRAHVARVKALPKDYQIVYKEIQKYLFKVGPVELSEGTGLLSGIVDLFEEGAASGRGVLEVTGHDVAAFCDELIQDSNTYRDIDGF, encoded by the coding sequence ATGAGCATCCGGGATATCATCGAAGGCAAAAAAGAGTGGCGAGCGCACGTTGCCCGCGTCAAAGCGCTCCCGAAGGATTACCAGATCGTATACAAGGAAATTCAAAAATATCTTTTTAAGGTCGGGCCTGTCGAGCTGTCGGAAGGGACGGGGCTGCTTTCAGGAATCGTCGATTTGTTCGAAGAAGGCGCGGCCTCGGGGAGGGGCGTGCTTGAGGTGACGGGACATGATGTAGCCGCGTTCTGCGACGAGCTTATCCAGGATTCCAACACGTATAGGGATATAGATGGCTTCTAA
- a CDS encoding phosphodiester glycosidase family protein, with protein MKVRHRAAGLFLAIMMMFTLVAPAAYAGSMDPPAVAFGEVIDKRQTELAPGATYTWYDMETNRGEQKVHFVSFHPGSSNLELIAGTKSGKVRGMEGVTEMAAYADAAGSRVIAGINGDFYEISGNATGVPNGLFIGGGRILNSATSAYAFGLRSDGTSIYGSPILLKTITIDGSITPITHVNRFRSDNQLVLYSTDYYASTMTSNEGDEIVLDIVSGDVKHGEPMVLKVAEVRTGQGNAPLNAGQVVLSASGSMRSALAGLEVGDELTAEFTLSGGWADVQVAIGGMGPLIQDGVVQTGVGPAGVHPRTAIGTKADGTIVMFEIDGRQPGFSEGVETHELAAIMADLGVVNAMNLDGGGSSTLAAKLPGDMALRVMNSPSDGGERKTGNGLLLVNKAPELGTAASLAVQPNAERILTGSTIQFQAKGVDANGHPAAMNGTPEWQADASLGTVDGSGMFTAGAQAGTGAISVQAGGAQGNAEIEVVDELTAISFPDEAKTYESGMQDTLSVVATRNGQVVRAGNSSFEWRVEGDIGTVDENGVFSATNENGQNGRIVVQYGELEASMNVSVGIPPAMLEDFESGLANYTHGGAAYNTVTISEETNPDYVRSGSASLKLTYDFIGKTGTSGAYLQAKSTDTRINVPGYPQKISMWVYGDGKKHWLRMQMKDGNNASIPLDFTDQVTGVAWTGWRYVEATVPSGKTPPFTIDMPVRYMETSNTKKDAGVIYVDDIRALYGTVEEDISPPVLHSLLPAANQTVKNAHPTIGATAEDDGYDPAQHPATTLIDPASIRLYVDDQQVQHGLYPPKGTITYSPTEPLAEGRHKAKLAVRDLSGNQTIKEWYFNVNLGSPQFVYDTASEQFAGEAYELPIRVESVAKLKNGHAEYQFDPAVTGSYEVVLGPKLSDTQLTSLVDQDQGTVRVTFQDLDGTSLTDEDILATIHYTVKSDVIGPIGLEQSKGEEMVRPHTIEFKSGSIIMVEGDGTPKPFYGAPLEATVKSKLKLLWQHADIALGQPASFVITEDGVPVQGATLLLNGVAIAGGEVSNAGGVLTTAEATTAVGVVQVQARKGDAYSPVMTFPVAAYTGEAAPYNISVSMGEDAATSRQLAWHTHPDTAETVVEWAPKASFTDFEADNITRTVGTSSLYNSNNDGTYRVHKAEVTGLAPNTAYVYRVGDGGSHVSAQGEFHTSAANGEGLKLLFFGDSQASDQAGFNQWGEALHTALADMPDAELLIHAGDMVDHGHEEEQWRMWFAAAQDIFMKYTLQTVVGNHEVTGTNGAGDYLAHFHNPQNGPASAKGSAYSFDVKDTHFVMLNTEMSAEAMQEQAEWLDMDLEASDKKWKIVVFHQGPYGSIYSNTNVQTYWVPVFDKHGVDLVLNGHDHIYLRTFPMKGGAIVQEGEGTRYVIGGSTGPKYYALTERFWQEVVFDEDINIFTSIEITADAIKLTAKTIHGELVDTFDIVKKKPTVIPAPIPTLPPPAKPGLIEVKEEQLKGGANGEAVVIEAKGPINELVLPAGAAELLGGSDLILRSDELQLTLPSDWLKEIASILPENEHADSILTLSVERFEGQSAAELLELASEHTGAELQAAGGVLDFQLVVKDASGKQTTITEFQQPLTISIAADAAVNPNLTGIYYISETGKLEYAGGKWRDGWLTADLSHFSVYAALEFRKPYRDVPVDHWAAEAIAGLTARQVAQGVADGRFDPESRITRAEFAAMLVRALRLQGEAGTSFADVPMTAWYANEVALAAEAGIVTGRSEDSFAPHDEVTRQEMAAMIVRSYAYLKGEPIPLSSASQPFVDMESAPEWARQAVSAAYELKLMQGYPGGVFRPQGKGSRAQAAMMIYNILRVED; from the coding sequence ATGAAGGTTAGGCATCGCGCGGCCGGTCTGTTTCTTGCCATTATGATGATGTTTACATTGGTGGCGCCAGCGGCATATGCAGGGAGCATGGATCCACCGGCGGTTGCGTTCGGGGAGGTCATCGACAAGCGGCAGACCGAGCTTGCGCCGGGTGCGACGTACACATGGTATGACATGGAGACGAATAGGGGGGAGCAGAAAGTACATTTTGTTTCGTTCCATCCGGGCAGCTCGAATCTGGAGCTTATCGCGGGGACGAAATCCGGCAAGGTTCGCGGCATGGAAGGCGTAACGGAGATGGCGGCATACGCCGATGCGGCGGGCAGCAGGGTCATCGCTGGCATTAACGGCGACTTTTACGAGATCAGCGGCAACGCGACAGGCGTACCGAACGGCTTGTTCATCGGGGGCGGACGCATCTTGAACAGCGCTACGAGCGCTTATGCATTCGGCCTGCGTTCGGATGGCACATCGATCTACGGCAGTCCGATTCTGCTGAAAACCATCACCATAGACGGCTCCATCACGCCGATCACTCATGTGAATCGATTCCGAAGCGATAATCAGCTGGTTCTGTACAGCACGGATTATTACGCCTCGACAATGACCTCGAACGAAGGTGACGAGATCGTGCTGGATATTGTGTCGGGCGACGTGAAGCATGGCGAGCCCATGGTGCTGAAGGTCGCGGAGGTGCGCACTGGCCAGGGGAACGCGCCGCTGAATGCTGGACAAGTTGTGTTATCAGCATCGGGCAGCATGCGCTCCGCTCTTGCGGGTCTGGAAGTGGGCGACGAGCTGACGGCCGAGTTCACGCTCAGCGGCGGATGGGCTGATGTGCAGGTAGCGATCGGCGGTATGGGGCCGCTAATCCAGGACGGCGTCGTCCAGACGGGAGTCGGTCCGGCGGGCGTCCATCCAAGGACGGCTATTGGCACTAAGGCTGACGGCACGATCGTCATGTTCGAGATCGACGGCCGTCAGCCTGGCTTCAGCGAGGGAGTAGAGACGCATGAGCTCGCCGCGATTATGGCTGATCTTGGTGTCGTGAACGCCATGAACCTGGACGGCGGCGGGTCGTCGACGCTGGCGGCCAAGCTGCCGGGCGACATGGCGCTGCGCGTGATGAACAGCCCGTCGGACGGCGGAGAGCGCAAGACGGGCAACGGTCTGCTCTTGGTGAACAAAGCTCCCGAGCTCGGCACGGCCGCCAGTCTTGCGGTGCAGCCGAACGCAGAGCGCATCCTGACCGGCTCCACCATCCAATTCCAAGCCAAAGGCGTAGACGCGAACGGACATCCCGCCGCTATGAACGGGACGCCGGAATGGCAGGCGGACGCATCGCTTGGAACGGTGGATGGAAGCGGCATGTTCACGGCCGGCGCGCAGGCTGGCACGGGTGCCATATCCGTTCAAGCGGGAGGCGCGCAAGGCAACGCGGAAATCGAGGTTGTAGATGAGCTGACGGCCATCTCGTTCCCGGACGAAGCCAAGACGTACGAGTCCGGCATGCAGGACACGTTGTCGGTCGTCGCTACCCGGAACGGGCAGGTTGTTCGGGCCGGCAACTCGAGCTTCGAATGGCGCGTGGAAGGGGATATCGGCACCGTCGATGAGAACGGAGTATTCTCCGCGACGAACGAGAACGGCCAGAATGGTCGGATCGTGGTCCAATATGGCGAGCTGGAAGCGTCCATGAATGTCAGCGTTGGCATTCCGCCAGCGATGCTGGAGGATTTCGAATCGGGGCTTGCCAATTACACGCACGGAGGCGCTGCCTATAACACGGTGACGATCTCCGAGGAGACGAATCCGGATTATGTCCGTTCGGGCAGCGCTTCGCTGAAGCTGACCTACGATTTTATCGGCAAGACGGGTACATCGGGCGCCTATCTGCAGGCCAAGTCGACCGATACGAGGATTAATGTGCCTGGTTATCCGCAAAAGATCAGTATGTGGGTATACGGGGACGGCAAGAAGCATTGGCTGCGCATGCAAATGAAGGACGGCAACAACGCCTCGATTCCATTGGACTTCACCGACCAGGTGACGGGCGTGGCCTGGACGGGATGGCGCTATGTTGAAGCGACGGTTCCAAGCGGCAAGACGCCGCCATTCACGATTGACATGCCGGTCCGCTATATGGAGACGAGCAATACGAAGAAGGACGCGGGAGTCATCTATGTAGACGATATTCGCGCGTTGTATGGCACGGTAGAGGAGGATATCTCGCCTCCTGTCCTTCACAGCTTGCTGCCGGCTGCCAATCAGACGGTCAAAAACGCGCATCCGACGATCGGCGCAACAGCGGAGGACGATGGTTACGACCCGGCCCAGCATCCAGCAACAACGCTGATTGATCCGGCTTCCATCCGGCTCTACGTGGACGATCAGCAGGTGCAGCACGGGTTGTATCCGCCCAAAGGCACCATTACCTATTCGCCAACCGAGCCGCTAGCCGAAGGCAGGCATAAAGCGAAGCTGGCCGTCCGGGATTTAAGCGGCAACCAGACGATTAAGGAATGGTATTTCAACGTCAATCTGGGCTCCCCGCAATTTGTGTACGATACGGCATCGGAGCAGTTTGCTGGTGAAGCCTATGAGCTTCCGATCCGCGTGGAGTCCGTTGCCAAGCTGAAGAATGGGCATGCGGAATACCAGTTCGATCCTGCAGTAACAGGAAGCTACGAGGTGGTATTAGGCCCGAAGCTGTCAGACACCCAGCTGACTTCATTGGTGGATCAGGACCAGGGAACGGTAAGAGTGACATTCCAAGATCTGGATGGGACTTCGCTGACGGATGAAGATATATTGGCGACAATCCACTACACCGTGAAGAGCGACGTCATTGGACCAATCGGGCTAGAGCAATCCAAGGGCGAAGAGATGGTTCGTCCCCATACCATCGAGTTCAAGTCTGGCTCTATCATAATGGTGGAGGGCGACGGTACGCCGAAGCCGTTCTACGGGGCGCCGCTTGAGGCGACCGTCAAGAGCAAGCTGAAGCTGCTGTGGCAGCATGCGGACATTGCGCTGGGCCAACCTGCGAGCTTCGTGATTACCGAGGACGGCGTTCCCGTTCAAGGTGCGACGCTCCTGCTGAACGGTGTTGCCATCGCCGGCGGCGAGGTTTCGAATGCGGGCGGGGTGCTGACGACCGCCGAAGCGACGACGGCCGTAGGCGTGGTCCAGGTTCAGGCCAGGAAAGGCGACGCCTACAGCCCCGTTATGACGTTCCCGGTTGCCGCTTACACCGGAGAAGCAGCGCCATACAACATCAGCGTGTCGATGGGCGAAGATGCTGCGACATCCAGGCAGCTGGCGTGGCATACGCATCCCGACACGGCGGAGACGGTCGTGGAATGGGCGCCGAAGGCGTCATTCACGGATTTCGAAGCGGATAACATCACCCGCACGGTGGGGACGAGCAGCCTCTACAACTCGAATAATGACGGCACATACCGGGTGCATAAGGCGGAAGTGACCGGCCTTGCCCCGAACACGGCTTATGTCTACCGCGTCGGAGACGGCGGCAGCCATGTAAGCGCACAAGGGGAATTCCACACATCCGCAGCGAATGGAGAGGGCTTGAAGCTGCTGTTCTTCGGAGATTCTCAAGCCTCGGATCAAGCAGGCTTCAATCAGTGGGGAGAAGCGCTCCATACGGCGCTTGCCGATATGCCGGACGCGGAGCTGCTTATCCACGCGGGCGACATGGTCGACCATGGCCACGAGGAAGAGCAGTGGAGGATGTGGTTCGCGGCGGCCCAGGATATTTTCATGAAATACACGCTTCAGACGGTCGTTGGCAATCATGAAGTGACGGGCACGAACGGAGCGGGAGACTATTTGGCCCATTTCCATAATCCGCAGAATGGACCGGCGTCGGCGAAGGGCAGTGCTTATTCCTTCGATGTAAAGGATACGCATTTCGTTATGCTGAATACCGAGATGAGCGCCGAGGCGATGCAGGAGCAGGCGGAGTGGCTGGATATGGATCTGGAGGCGTCGGATAAGAAGTGGAAGATTGTTGTGTTCCACCAAGGTCCGTACGGGAGCATCTACTCCAATACGAATGTCCAGACCTACTGGGTGCCGGTGTTCGACAAGCACGGGGTGGATCTTGTCCTGAACGGACATGATCACATCTATCTCCGGACCTTCCCGATGAAGGGCGGAGCGATTGTTCAGGAAGGCGAGGGCACGCGGTACGTGATCGGCGGCTCCACGGGACCGAAGTATTACGCGCTTACGGAGAGATTCTGGCAGGAGGTCGTGTTCGACGAGGATATCAATATATTTACGTCGATTGAAATTACGGCTGACGCCATCAAGCTGACCGCCAAGACCATACACGGAGAGCTTGTGGATACCTTTGATATAGTGAAAAAGAAGCCAACGGTTATCCCAGCGCCGATCCCGACCCTGCCACCACCCGCCAAGCCGGGTCTCATCGAGGTGAAGGAGGAGCAGCTGAAGGGCGGAGCGAACGGCGAGGCTGTGGTCATCGAGGCCAAAGGCCCTATTAACGAGCTGGTCCTTCCTGCCGGTGCGGCAGAGCTGCTCGGGGGCAGCGACCTCATCCTCCGGTCCGACGAGCTCCAGCTGACCTTGCCATCGGATTGGTTGAAGGAGATCGCGTCAATTCTGCCGGAGAACGAACATGCTGACAGCATACTAACGTTGTCTGTGGAACGCTTCGAAGGACAGTCGGCAGCAGAGCTCCTGGAGCTGGCAAGCGAGCATACAGGAGCGGAGCTGCAAGCTGCAGGAGGCGTTCTTGACTTCCAATTGGTTGTTAAGGATGCAAGCGGCAAGCAGACGACGATTACGGAGTTCCAACAGCCGCTGACGATCTCAATCGCTGCTGACGCAGCGGTGAATCCGAATCTGACGGGCATTTATTACATCTCGGAGACAGGGAAGCTCGAATACGCGGGCGGCAAGTGGAGGGATGGCTGGCTTACGGCCGACCTGTCGCACTTCAGCGTCTACGCTGCGCTCGAATTCCGGAAGCCGTACAGGGATGTACCCGTCGATCATTGGGCGGCAGAGGCCATTGCCGGACTGACCGCGCGTCAGGTCGCTCAAGGCGTTGCGGACGGCCGATTTGATCCGGAGAGCCGGATTACGCGGGCGGAGTTCGCGGCGATGCTGGTTCGCGCTCTGCGCCTGCAAGGCGAAGCCGGCACGTCGTTCGCGGATGTGCCGATGACGGCATGGTACGCCAATGAGGTTGCCCTGGCGGCGGAAGCGGGCATCGTCACGGGCAGAAGTGAAGACAGCTTCGCGCCACACGACGAGGTAACCCGTCAGGAGATGGCCGCCATGATCGTGCGCTCGTATGCGTACCTGAAGGGCGAGCCGATCCCCCTCAGCTCCGCGTCCCAGCCGTTCGTGGACATGGAGAGCGCGCCGGAATGGGCTAGGCAAGCTGTGTCGGCGGCTTATGAGCTGAAGCTGATGCAGGGCTACCCCGGCGGCGTCTTCCGCCCGCAGGGCAAGGGCAGCCGCGCTCAAGCTGCGATGATGATTTACAATATTTTAAGAGTCGAGGACTAG
- a CDS encoding CotS family spore coat protein: MEQYRIVPWDDLLTEETSGINLEQYVPPELEQLAYQVCKSYDMNVQGMTLITSKPDKGGAIWRIETNHGPRSLKVLHRTPERSMFSVGAQEYVVKQGGRVPAIIHTRDGQNSVIAGGKLWIVTDWIDTLTPVAKIDLDGAMSLCHGLGEFHSWTKGYVPPLEAGRSSRIFKWQSQYEKIMSKLGWFRHIALAYPDAAASPHLLSVLDTFEQQAKDIFTKFQASSYSKMVRKGEAHWGLAHQDYGWSNGQMGPGGIWVIDLDGVAYDLPIRDLRKIITSTMDDMGAWDLAWIRGVIDAYHRANPLDRETFELLWIDMAFPNEFYKHVKEVVFHPEEFMNTELDGILDRVVATEANKWEVLRELEKDMANYPSGDYPEVEEPLSQPFTYRDYARGGSPVEASEPALEGGHEAEEEERSPVRKRPGSESRPLVGQPARKLRKRVRRKRDSEQRTTQRGAQASMPRRKKAAAKPAKASQPKVQLKPAQPKALRKPSKRLTPGKLAKPKAIAAKPAPKKKPVKTVKPAARGSIQKQVKTKPIGKAALKAAMRPYRRKPAARAYITAFRRSATMREIAR, translated from the coding sequence TTGGAACAATACCGGATTGTGCCATGGGATGACCTGTTGACCGAAGAAACATCCGGAATCAACCTGGAACAGTACGTTCCTCCAGAGCTGGAGCAGCTCGCCTATCAGGTTTGCAAATCTTACGATATGAATGTCCAAGGCATGACGCTCATCACCTCTAAGCCCGACAAGGGAGGGGCGATCTGGCGGATCGAGACGAATCACGGCCCGCGAAGCCTGAAGGTGCTGCATCGGACACCGGAGCGCAGTATGTTCAGCGTAGGCGCGCAGGAGTACGTGGTGAAGCAGGGCGGCCGCGTCCCTGCCATCATCCACACCCGGGATGGCCAGAATTCCGTAATCGCCGGTGGCAAGCTGTGGATCGTAACCGACTGGATCGACACGCTGACGCCTGTCGCCAAGATTGATCTGGACGGAGCCATGTCGCTCTGCCACGGACTGGGCGAATTTCATAGCTGGACGAAAGGTTATGTTCCGCCGCTTGAAGCCGGACGTTCCTCTAGGATCTTTAAGTGGCAAAGTCAATACGAAAAAATCATGTCTAAGCTGGGCTGGTTCCGCCATATCGCCCTTGCTTATCCTGACGCGGCCGCGAGTCCGCATCTGCTGTCCGTGCTGGACACGTTCGAGCAGCAAGCCAAGGATATTTTCACGAAATTCCAAGCCTCCTCCTATAGCAAAATGGTGCGAAAAGGTGAAGCCCACTGGGGGCTTGCGCATCAGGACTACGGCTGGTCCAACGGCCAGATGGGGCCGGGCGGCATCTGGGTCATCGACCTGGACGGCGTAGCTTATGATCTGCCTATCCGCGATCTTCGGAAGATTATCACCAGCACCATGGACGACATGGGCGCCTGGGATCTGGCGTGGATTCGCGGCGTTATCGATGCTTATCACCGCGCCAACCCGCTCGATCGGGAGACCTTCGAGCTGCTGTGGATCGACATGGCGTTCCCGAATGAATTTTATAAGCACGTCAAGGAGGTTGTGTTCCATCCTGAGGAGTTTATGAACACAGAGCTGGACGGCATTCTGGACCGGGTTGTGGCGACAGAAGCGAATAAGTGGGAAGTGCTGCGCGAGCTGGAGAAGGATATGGCCAATTACCCATCCGGTGATTATCCGGAGGTTGAAGAGCCTCTCAGCCAGCCGTTCACGTACCGGGATTACGCCAGAGGCGGCAGCCCCGTGGAGGCAAGCGAACCCGCCTTGGAAGGCGGCCATGAAGCGGAGGAAGAGGAGAGAAGCCCTGTGCGCAAGCGGCCGGGATCGGAATCACGCCCGCTTGTCGGCCAGCCGGCAAGGAAGCTGCGCAAGAGGGTTCGGCGGAAACGCGACAGCGAGCAGCGCACAACGCAGAGAGGCGCTCAGGCCTCCATGCCGAGAAGGAAGAAGGCGGCTGCGAAGCCGGCGAAAGCGTCCCAACCAAAAGTCCAGTTGAAACCGGCTCAGCCGAAAGCCTTGCGGAAGCCGTCTAAGCGCCTGACACCGGGCAAGCTTGCCAAGCCGAAAGCGATAGCCGCGAAGCCGGCCCCGAAGAAGAAGCCGGTGAAAACCGTTAAGCCCGCAGCTCGCGGGTCGATTCAGAAGCAAGTGAAAACCAAGCCGATTGGCAAAGCGGCTCTGAAGGCTGCTATGAGGCCTTACAGACGCAAGCCAGCCGCACGGGCATATATCACCGCTTTTAGAAGAAGCGCAACGATGAGGGAGATCGCGAGATGA
- a CDS encoding glycosyltransferase family 4 protein: protein MNILMICTEKLPVPNIRGGAIQTYIGGVAQLLSKHHKMTIIGRSDPELPDEETVDGIRYIRFDSQGVLDIYMSHIVPYLESSREVYDVIHIFNRPKMVMPVSSVRPDARIVLSMHNDMFNPNKLSKQEGDAVVERVETIVTISNYIGSEIVKYYPQAESKIRTIYSGVDLSRFAPWKQSQSALRERDSIRAQHNLGNKKVILFVGRLSRNKGPHVLVRAMSELKHTDAVLVIVGAAWYSDNHISDYIAYLRAMAEKSPIPVITTGYVQASEVHKWFCAGDVFVCTSIWEEPLARVHYEAMAAGLPLITTARGGNPEIIRSNNGVIIQNPEDPSEYASHLNSMLSNLGGARQMGLQGRKLVEEHFTWNHVAGNILDVWSRVKAASVSSVDEEQPEERNE, encoded by the coding sequence ATGAACATTTTGATGATATGCACGGAGAAGCTTCCGGTGCCTAATATTCGGGGAGGGGCCATCCAGACCTATATCGGGGGCGTCGCGCAGCTCCTGAGCAAGCATCATAAGATGACCATCATCGGCCGGTCGGATCCCGAGCTGCCGGACGAAGAGACGGTAGACGGCATCCGTTATATCCGGTTCGATTCTCAGGGCGTGTTGGACATCTATATGAGCCACATTGTGCCTTATTTGGAATCGAGCCGGGAAGTGTACGATGTCATCCACATTTTCAACCGCCCGAAGATGGTTATGCCAGTGTCGTCCGTCAGGCCGGATGCGCGAATCGTGCTCAGCATGCATAATGATATGTTCAATCCCAATAAGCTGAGCAAGCAGGAAGGCGACGCGGTAGTGGAGAGGGTGGAGACGATTGTCACCATCAGCAACTATATCGGATCGGAGATTGTCAAATATTATCCGCAAGCAGAGTCCAAAATACGGACGATTTACTCCGGCGTCGATCTGTCCAGGTTCGCGCCTTGGAAGCAGTCGCAGTCCGCGCTTCGCGAGCGCGACAGCATCCGTGCCCAGCATAATCTGGGCAACAAGAAGGTCATTCTGTTCGTCGGCAGGCTCTCCCGCAACAAGGGGCCGCATGTGCTGGTTCGGGCGATGTCGGAGCTGAAGCATACTGACGCGGTACTCGTTATCGTGGGAGCCGCCTGGTATAGCGATAACCATATTAGCGACTATATTGCCTACCTCCGCGCCATGGCCGAAAAGTCGCCGATTCCGGTCATCACTACCGGTTATGTTCAGGCGAGCGAGGTTCACAAATGGTTCTGCGCGGGCGACGTATTCGTCTGTACGTCAATCTGGGAGGAGCCGCTCGCCCGTGTTCATTACGAGGCGATGGCGGCAGGCTTGCCGCTGATCACGACAGCCAGAGGCGGCAATCCCGAAATCATTCGCAGCAACAACGGGGTCATCATTCAGAATCCGGAGGACCCGTCCGAATATGCTTCCCATCTGAACAGCATGCTGTCCAACCTGGGCGGTGCCCGTCAAATGGGCCTGCAGGGCCGCAAGCTTGTTGAAGAGCATTTCACTTGGAATCATGTAGCGGGCAATATTCTGGATGTGTGGTCGAGGGTGAAGGCGGCCTCCGTATCCTCGGTTGACGAGGAGCAGCCAGAGGAGAGGAACGAATAG